In uncultured Desulfobacter sp., one DNA window encodes the following:
- a CDS encoding ABC transporter ATP-binding protein, with the protein MNTTRTQIFKWLFANAKGHRLRLVTSMVLASISAVLAIVPMICVYLMAKELFEAHGTATGPVVRPLLMVAAGAVVLRCITYLFAMICSHVSAYGIHFHLRGRIAAHLARLPMGFFDKKASGATKKVMLEDMENMEPFIAHYLPDLASALVLQAASAIYLFWINPVLALAALLPVPLAAIMHAGMNRVYRDNVGPFHDNMEAMNNAIVEYVRGMPVIKAFNRTARSFGQYRKTLETHLGIAEDWSNRSSTRASLFWVCLDLGLMFILPAGFFMLHSGQISGAELVLFLLLGTGLMEPVGRIIMITSLLDRIGEGMNRVQALLDQAPLPEPNALAPNSVRDHQVAPGQARSMECFDHTIEFCHVTFGYGETDVLKDISFVLPQGSITGLVGPSGAGKSTTARLAARFWDAGKGKILMGGRDIKDIPMHDLMDTIAFVFQDVYLMNDTIMENIRMGNPKATDEQVKQAAKDASAHGFITALPKGYRTMAGEGGAHLSGGEKQRISIARAILKDAPILILDEITSATDPENERHIHQALNRLMTGKTVLVIAHKLTQVRHADHLLLFENGCIRAQGRHEDLLGDNLYSNLWHDCTTAGNWKLKEEANVY; encoded by the coding sequence ATGAACACAACCCGTACGCAAATATTTAAATGGCTGTTTGCCAATGCCAAAGGGCACAGGCTTCGGCTTGTTACTTCCATGGTGCTTGCCTCAATCAGTGCTGTGCTGGCCATTGTCCCCATGATCTGTGTCTATCTGATGGCAAAAGAACTGTTTGAGGCCCATGGCACGGCCACAGGACCTGTGGTCCGGCCCCTGCTCATGGTGGCGGCCGGCGCCGTGGTCCTGCGCTGCATCACCTATCTTTTTGCCATGATCTGTTCCCATGTCAGTGCCTATGGCATTCATTTTCACTTACGCGGCCGGATTGCCGCCCACCTGGCCCGGCTGCCCATGGGTTTTTTTGATAAAAAGGCGTCCGGTGCCACCAAAAAAGTGATGCTGGAGGACATGGAAAACATGGAGCCGTTTATTGCCCATTACCTGCCGGACCTGGCTTCGGCCCTTGTTCTGCAGGCAGCTTCGGCCATCTATCTTTTCTGGATCAATCCGGTACTGGCACTGGCTGCCTTGTTGCCCGTTCCCCTGGCAGCAATCATGCATGCGGGCATGAACCGGGTATACCGGGATAATGTGGGGCCGTTTCATGACAATATGGAGGCCATGAACAACGCCATTGTGGAGTATGTCAGGGGCATGCCCGTGATCAAGGCCTTTAACCGGACCGCCCGGTCATTTGGCCAATACCGGAAGACCCTTGAAACCCATCTGGGTATTGCCGAGGACTGGAGCAACCGCTCTTCAACGCGGGCCTCTTTATTCTGGGTATGCCTGGACCTGGGTTTGATGTTTATCCTGCCTGCCGGTTTTTTCATGTTGCATTCAGGGCAAATCAGCGGGGCGGAACTGGTGTTGTTTCTGCTTTTAGGCACCGGGCTGATGGAGCCTGTGGGACGGATCATCATGATCACATCGCTTCTTGACCGCATTGGCGAGGGCATGAACCGGGTCCAGGCACTTCTGGACCAGGCCCCTTTGCCTGAACCCAACGCACTGGCCCCAAACTCTGTCCGGGATCATCAGGTTGCCCCAGGTCAGGCACGGTCCATGGAATGTTTCGATCATACCATTGAGTTTTGCCATGTCACCTTTGGGTATGGGGAGACCGACGTGCTCAAGGATATTTCATTTGTCCTTCCCCAGGGCAGTATCACAGGGCTTGTGGGCCCTTCCGGGGCAGGGAAATCCACCACAGCCCGGCTGGCGGCACGGTTCTGGGATGCAGGCAAGGGAAAAATTCTCATGGGCGGCCGGGATATAAAGGATATCCCGATGCACGATCTCATGGACACCATTGCCTTTGTTTTCCAGGATGTGTACCTGATGAACGACACCATCATGGAAAACATCCGCATGGGCAACCCAAAAGCCACGGATGAGCAAGTGAAACAGGCAGCCAAAGACGCATCTGCCCATGGGTTTATTACTGCCCTTCCCAAAGGATACCGGACCATGGCAGGGGAGGGCGGTGCCCATTTAAGCGGCGGGGAAAAGCAGCGCATCTCCATTGCAAGGGCGATTTTAAAGGATGCGCCCATTCTTATCCTGGACGAGATCACCTCGGCCACAGACCCTGAGAACGAACGCCATATCCACCAGGCCCTGAACCGGCTCATGACCGGCAAAACAGTTCTGGTCATTGCCCATAAACTAACCCAGGTCCGGCATGCAGACCATTTACTGCTGTTTGAAAATGGCTGTATCAGGGCCCAGGGCCGCCACGAAGATTTGCTTGGCGACAACCTTTACAGCAATCTTTGGCATGACTGCACCACAGCAGGAAACTGGAAACTCAAGGAGGAAGCAAATGTTTATTAA
- a CDS encoding ABC transporter ATP-binding protein, which translates to MFINTLKKVAGGKADYMNAPVAAAVLEGLFVAAPYVILALILPNILEGKMAENRFWFWYAALLLCFGLRALFALKSYGGGMRAGYRMGAAIRLNLGEHLRKLSMGFFSRRDTGELVNRLFLNTEMVEQMVSHFLTQSVTNLCTAGFIMAALFFINPLMAAVMVSALVMGLPLLVGLLKFVGREIEKKGKITDRANSRILEYLHGIMVFKAYNVTGMGFERLKRALDDLRRFAIQFEVKGFTVALTYVAILELGFVGLAFTGVLLVRAGRLGIAEMIVFLVVSLRFYRPLHRFSENAALTRATFTGARAIEEIFDHKPMAGDETAALEDFDICFESVGFGYDADAGRVVTDVDFTAPARSMTALVGPSGSGKSTLIKLAARFWDIDQGRITVGGKDVRTMAPEALLSNISMVFQDVYLFKDTILNNIRIGNDKAGRNEVEVAARKAQCHELIMNLPEGYDTMVGEGGATLSGGEKQRIAIARAMLKDAPIILLDEATAALDPENDRLVQAAIDRLIQSKTLLVIAHRLHTVSAADQIVVLDHGRVVQKGQHRELVAQNGLYARLWQEQQQPVGFGSSLPKSGSNHQGENNR; encoded by the coding sequence ATGTTTATTAACACCTTGAAAAAGGTTGCCGGCGGCAAGGCCGATTATATGAATGCCCCTGTGGCAGCAGCCGTGCTGGAGGGCCTTTTTGTGGCCGCGCCCTATGTTATTCTGGCCTTGATTCTGCCAAATATCCTGGAAGGAAAAATGGCGGAAAATCGTTTCTGGTTTTGGTATGCGGCATTGCTGCTTTGCTTTGGCCTGCGCGCCTTGTTTGCTTTGAAAAGCTATGGCGGAGGCATGCGTGCCGGCTACCGGATGGGGGCGGCCATCCGCCTGAATCTTGGCGAGCATTTGCGCAAGCTGTCCATGGGTTTTTTCTCCCGGCGGGACACAGGGGAACTGGTGAACCGGCTTTTTCTTAACACAGAAATGGTGGAGCAGATGGTCAGCCATTTTTTGACCCAGTCCGTTACCAACCTTTGCACGGCAGGGTTTATCATGGCTGCCTTATTTTTCATAAATCCTTTAATGGCGGCCGTGATGGTGTCAGCCCTGGTGATGGGGCTGCCCCTTCTGGTGGGGCTGCTCAAATTCGTGGGCCGGGAAATAGAAAAAAAAGGAAAGATCACGGACCGTGCCAACTCCCGGATTCTTGAATACCTGCACGGCATCATGGTGTTCAAGGCGTATAATGTGACAGGCATGGGGTTTGAGAGGCTGAAACGTGCTTTGGATGATTTGCGGCGCTTTGCCATTCAATTTGAAGTCAAGGGGTTTACCGTGGCATTGACCTATGTGGCCATCCTGGAACTGGGGTTTGTGGGCCTGGCCTTTACCGGGGTGCTGCTTGTCCGGGCAGGGCGCTTGGGCATTGCTGAAATGATTGTTTTTCTGGTGGTCAGCTTACGGTTTTACAGGCCCCTTCACCGGTTCAGCGAAAACGCGGCCCTGACCCGGGCCACCTTTACCGGAGCCCGGGCCATTGAAGAGATCTTTGACCACAAGCCCATGGCTGGGGATGAAACCGCAGCCCTTGAGGATTTTGATATTTGTTTTGAATCCGTGGGGTTTGGGTATGATGCCGATGCCGGCAGGGTGGTGACAGATGTCGATTTTACAGCACCTGCCCGGAGCATGACCGCACTTGTGGGACCTTCGGGGTCGGGCAAAAGCACCCTGATCAAACTTGCCGCAAGGTTCTGGGATATAGACCAGGGGAGAATCACCGTGGGAGGAAAGGATGTTCGCACCATGGCACCGGAAGCTTTGCTCTCCAATATCAGCATGGTGTTCCAGGATGTGTACCTGTTCAAGGATACGATTTTGAACAACATCCGCATCGGCAATGACAAAGCAGGCCGAAACGAGGTGGAGGTCGCCGCCCGAAAAGCGCAGTGCCACGAGCTTATCATGAACCTTCCGGAAGGGTACGATACCATGGTGGGGGAAGGTGGAGCCACTTTATCCGGCGGTGAAAAACAGCGCATTGCCATTGCCAGGGCCATGCTCAAAGATGCGCCGATAATTCTGCTGGATGAGGCCACGGCTGCCCTGGACCCGGAAAACGACCGGCTGGTCCAGGCTGCCATTGACCGGTTGATTCAATCCAAGACCCTGTTGGTTATTGCCCATCGTCTGCACACCGTGTCTGCGGCGGACCAGATTGTGGTGCTGGACCATGGCCGGGTGGTCCAGAAGGGGCAGCACCGGGAACTTGTTGCCCAAAACGGCCTTTATGCCCGGTTGTGGCAGGAACAACAGCAACCTGTGGGGTTTGGCAGTTCCCTGCCAAAATCAGGATCAAATCACCAGGGAGAAAATAATAGATAA
- a CDS encoding MFS transporter, which translates to MAHIYNRQYIILALFFMVRTIPTIFFMMALPVILRLEGFSLDVIALLQLAGVPYLLKFLWAPLLDRGQFQKNHYKKWILGTGLGCGILLTGLGFLDLVHHFRAAVILIMVISVTTSTLDIAISALYIKLFSFEDRGAGSSTKIFGLNLGSILGSGFFLLVYNHFGWQVCITGIGVMILACLFALPWLKEPSQECRETNPFKWGGIFSFFSEPGMVRWTLLIVLNSLSSSAVFFMMKPFLVDQGVATDTIAFLVGFYGMSVAAIAAMAMGSQKFQKYLLQRRRAYIHSVGLSALAVGLFIPMALHPGLTFLLYPAVALINAAISLASVVSATLVMDFSRKDLASVDYALQMTGIHVGGLAMAAVSGLIVNKVGYPQFFAYLAIFAAVMIPVSLALFKGDWVKA; encoded by the coding sequence ATGGCACATATATATAACAGGCAATACATCATCCTTGCCCTGTTTTTCATGGTCCGGACCATCCCAACGATTTTTTTTATGATGGCGTTGCCTGTGATCCTTCGACTGGAAGGGTTTTCCCTGGATGTTATCGCGCTTTTGCAGCTTGCCGGAGTACCTTATTTGCTCAAATTTTTATGGGCTCCCCTGCTGGATCGCGGACAATTTCAAAAAAACCATTATAAAAAATGGATATTGGGCACAGGGCTTGGCTGCGGCATATTGCTTACGGGCTTAGGGTTTCTGGACCTGGTTCATCATTTCAGGGCAGCTGTGATACTGATCATGGTGATTTCCGTGACAACATCCACCCTGGATATTGCCATCAGCGCCCTTTACATCAAGCTTTTCTCCTTTGAGGACCGGGGGGCCGGCTCCAGCACCAAAATTTTTGGTTTAAACCTTGGCAGTATCCTTGGCAGCGGTTTTTTTCTTTTGGTTTACAACCATTTTGGATGGCAGGTCTGTATTACCGGCATCGGGGTCATGATTCTGGCCTGCCTTTTCGCACTGCCGTGGCTCAAGGAGCCTTCACAGGAGTGCCGGGAAACCAATCCCTTTAAATGGGGGGGGATTTTCTCCTTTTTCAGTGAGCCCGGCATGGTGCGCTGGACCCTTTTGATTGTCCTGAACTCCTTGAGTTCGTCTGCAGTCTTTTTCATGATGAAACCTTTTCTGGTGGACCAGGGTGTGGCCACCGACACCATTGCTTTTCTGGTGGGGTTTTACGGTATGAGTGTGGCGGCAATTGCCGCCATGGCCATGGGCAGCCAAAAGTTCCAGAAATATCTTTTGCAACGCAGGCGGGCCTATATCCACAGTGTGGGCTTAAGCGCCTTGGCTGTGGGGCTTTTTATACCCATGGCCCTGCATCCAGGCTTAACCTTTCTGCTTTACCCGGCCGTGGCCCTGATCAACGCGGCCATCAGTCTTGCCTCGGTGGTCAGTGCCACCCTGGTCATGGACTTTTCCCGCAAAGACCTTGCCAGCGTGGACTATGCCCTGCAGATGACCGGCATCCATGTGGGCGGGCTTGCCATGGCTGCAGTCAGCGGGCTGATCGTAAACAAAGTTGGGTATCCGCAGTTTTTCGCTTACCTGGCTATTTTTGCCGCAGTCATGATTCCGGTAAGCCTCGCTCTTTTTAAAGGAGACTGGGTAAAAGCGTAG
- the rlmN gene encoding 23S rRNA (adenine(2503)-C(2))-methyltransferase RlmN, with translation MKPMIDILSLPLDELTRTMRNDYGKGLFHAEALYREVFKNGGNNIGNAPEFKGSPRLWTALEQTIHLSPGQVEKTIEEEGLVKFITELTDGLKIESVIIPMTRHNTLCVSSQVGCKMGCKFCQTARMGFKRSLSTSEIVGQVFNARHHLGYDIKNIVFMGMGEPFDNFDRVMTAVKILNSQKGCDIALRHMTISTCGVVPGIERLAQMNLPNIRLAISINGPDDATRSALMPVNRRWPLAALKKCLEAYPLPPRGVFLFEYILIKGVNDSMDHARKLSRFIHPLPVRLNLIPYNPVTGFDHQSPSDEQMHDFAQMLTDKGVFVIKRWSRGRSVSAGCGQLGKI, from the coding sequence ATGAAACCTATGATTGATATTTTGAGCCTGCCTTTGGATGAATTGACCCGGACCATGCGAAATGATTACGGTAAGGGGCTCTTTCATGCCGAAGCCCTATACCGGGAAGTGTTTAAAAATGGTGGAAATAATATCGGCAACGCGCCTGAATTCAAAGGGTCGCCCAGACTGTGGACGGCCCTTGAGCAGACAATTCACCTGTCACCCGGCCAGGTAGAAAAAACCATTGAAGAAGAAGGGTTGGTCAAGTTTATCACTGAGCTGACCGACGGCCTGAAGATTGAATCGGTTATCATTCCCATGACCCGGCACAATACCCTTTGCGTTTCAAGCCAGGTGGGGTGCAAAATGGGATGCAAATTCTGCCAGACCGCCCGCATGGGATTTAAGCGCAGCCTGTCAACATCAGAAATCGTGGGCCAGGTATTTAATGCCCGGCATCACCTTGGTTATGATATAAAAAATATTGTATTTATGGGTATGGGGGAGCCTTTTGATAATTTTGACAGGGTAATGACCGCAGTCAAAATACTCAACAGCCAGAAAGGATGCGATATTGCCCTGCGCCATATGACCATCTCCACCTGTGGTGTGGTGCCGGGTATTGAGCGACTGGCACAGATGAATCTGCCCAATATCCGCCTGGCAATTTCAATAAACGGCCCGGACGATGCCACCCGCTCCGCCTTGATGCCGGTGAACCGGCGCTGGCCCCTTGCTGCGCTGAAAAAATGCCTTGAAGCGTATCCCCTGCCCCCACGAGGCGTCTTTCTTTTTGAATATATCCTTATCAAAGGGGTCAACGACTCAATGGACCACGCCCGGAAACTATCCCGGTTCATCCATCCGCTCCCCGTGCGTTTGAATCTGATTCCCTATAACCCCGTGACCGGATTTGACCATCAAAGTCCCAGTGATGAACAGATGCATGACTTTGCCCAAATGCTGACAGACAAAGGGGTGTTTGTGATCAAAAGATGGAGCAGGGGCAGGTCCGTCAGTGCCGGATGTGGCCAGCTGGGAAAAATTTAA
- a CDS encoding GGDEF domain-containing protein encodes MNYSESSSQAGEFLRLTLGFLAQHNLSATPVNYTVWYEYASGKNPKLKQTIDQMLKKKLPLNNNHVEVLYQKFISDGDRVVISRLLTKLNLMLREITSHVVETEGDLSSHGQTLDSLAAQIKETHDFDGVKEIIDQMLDTTRAIIQSGSRLQTRMKVSSEDLKQLHKELEISQKEARTDSLTGLTNRRGLEKRLEIERIRARQNNSPFSVIMLDIDHFKAVNDTFGHLVGDSLLKGFADILSGLVRRNDLATRYGGEEFLILLPETNVEGAYAVSEKIRNILCEKEWTIKDSGKRIGQVRASMGIAQYKLGETGNEVITRADEAMYHAKNTGRDRIVIHSDLKT; translated from the coding sequence ATGAACTACAGCGAATCCAGCTCCCAGGCAGGAGAATTTTTAAGATTGACGCTCGGCTTTTTAGCACAACACAACCTGTCTGCAACCCCTGTCAATTATACGGTTTGGTATGAGTACGCTTCAGGAAAAAATCCTAAGCTAAAACAAACCATTGACCAGATGCTTAAAAAAAAGTTGCCCTTGAACAACAATCATGTTGAGGTCCTATACCAAAAATTCATATCCGACGGAGACCGGGTCGTTATTTCTCGTCTTTTAACCAAACTAAACCTGATGCTCAGAGAAATAACCAGTCATGTGGTAGAAACGGAAGGAGACCTCTCCAGCCATGGCCAGACCCTTGACAGCCTTGCAGCTCAGATAAAGGAGACCCACGATTTTGACGGGGTAAAAGAGATCATAGACCAGATGCTGGATACAACCAGAGCCATCATCCAATCGGGATCACGCCTGCAAACACGAATGAAAGTATCTTCCGAAGACCTAAAGCAGCTTCACAAAGAGCTTGAAATATCTCAAAAGGAAGCCAGGACTGACTCACTGACCGGACTAACCAACCGCAGAGGGCTTGAAAAAAGGTTGGAAATTGAACGTATCCGGGCCCGCCAGAACAACTCGCCTTTTTCCGTGATCATGCTGGATATTGACCATTTTAAAGCCGTCAATGATACCTTTGGGCACCTTGTAGGGGACAGTCTGCTGAAAGGGTTTGCCGATATACTTTCCGGTCTGGTGCGCCGTAATGATTTAGCGACACGATATGGCGGTGAAGAGTTTTTGATTCTCCTGCCTGAAACAAATGTTGAAGGCGCATATGCCGTTTCTGAAAAAATTAGAAATATTCTATGTGAAAAAGAGTGGACCATCAAGGATTCGGGCAAGCGTATCGGACAGGTCAGGGCATCCATGGGGATTGCCCAGTATAAACTTGGTGAAACAGGGAATGAGGTGATCACCCGGGCTGACGAAGCCATGTACCATGCCAAAAACACAGGCAGGGATCGTATAGTTATTCATTCAGACCTGAAAACATAG
- a CDS encoding NADAR family protein, which translates to MFEQDLYSNLATIPITIDSFTWHSAEQYYQASKFTDEEIITKIKECSNPFLCAAIGQTREFKLRDDWEEIKVSVMERAIRARFDQHPDLADILRRSKGTLYDHSAADDFWGIGANVTGKILMKIRDELQSTPD; encoded by the coding sequence ATGTTTGAACAGGATTTATATTCGAATTTAGCGACTATTCCCATTACCATTGACTCATTTACCTGGCACTCTGCCGAGCAATACTATCAAGCATCAAAATTCACTGATGAAGAGATCATTACGAAAATTAAAGAGTGCTCAAATCCATTTCTATGTGCTGCCATCGGCCAAACCAGAGAGTTTAAACTTCGAGATGATTGGGAAGAGATAAAAGTTTCCGTCATGGAGCGGGCCATCCGTGCTCGTTTTGATCAACATCCTGACCTGGCCGACATACTTAGGCGCAGTAAAGGCACGCTATATGATCATTCGGCAGCTGACGATTTCTGGGGTATCGGTGCCAATGTCACGGGTAAAATACTAATGAAAATCCGGGATGAGTTACAATCAACACCTGATTGA